One region of Mugil cephalus isolate CIBA_MC_2020 chromosome 17, CIBA_Mcephalus_1.1, whole genome shotgun sequence genomic DNA includes:
- the med9 gene encoding mediator of RNA polymerase II transcription subunit 9, giving the protein MAVAQPKHENETEDCSLLPIVHVIIKCMDKDSQDVHQELARLKAKIQEAREQISDMSGIDSGLLEQQQQLTTLREQVRTKNRLLQKYKSLCMFDVPKAS; this is encoded by the exons atggccGTAGCACAACCAAAGCACGAGAACGAGACCGAGGATTGTTCTTTACTGCCTATAGTTCATGTTATTATCAAATG CATGGACAAGGACAGCCAGGATGTCCATCAGGAGCTGGCAAGACTTAAGGCAAAGATCCAGGAGGCTCGGGAGCAGATCTCCGACATGTCCGGGATAGACAGCGGCTtactggagcagcagcagcagttgacAACGCTGCGAGAGCAGGTCCGTACCAAGAACCGGCTGCTGCAGAAGTACAAAAGTCTGTGTATGTTCGATGTGCCAAAAGCATCGTGA